A single genomic interval of Mycolicibacterium holsaticum DSM 44478 = JCM 12374 harbors:
- the thiE gene encoding thiamine phosphate synthase, which yields MQNPRDRLGAASLYLCTDARRERGDLAEFADAALAGGVDIIQLRDKGSPGEQRFGPLEARQELDALATLADAARRHGALLAVNDRADIALAAGADVLHLGQDDLPLTIARDVIGPDPLIGRSTHDADQVSAAVGEAVDYFCVGPCWPTPTKPGRPAPGLDLVRAAAELRTDKPWFAIGGIDAQRLPEVLEAGARRIVVVRAITAADDPRAAARHLKAALAAS from the coding sequence GTGCAGAACCCTCGTGACCGTCTTGGCGCCGCGTCGCTCTATCTGTGCACCGACGCCCGCCGTGAGCGCGGCGACCTCGCCGAATTCGCGGATGCGGCGTTGGCCGGCGGGGTGGACATCATTCAGCTACGCGACAAGGGCTCGCCGGGTGAGCAGCGGTTCGGACCGTTGGAGGCCCGCCAGGAACTGGACGCGCTGGCCACGCTCGCCGATGCCGCGCGGCGGCACGGCGCGCTGCTCGCGGTCAACGACCGCGCCGACATCGCCCTGGCCGCCGGCGCCGACGTGCTGCACCTGGGCCAGGACGACCTGCCGTTGACCATCGCGCGCGACGTCATCGGCCCCGACCCGCTGATCGGCAGGTCCACCCATGACGCGGATCAGGTGAGCGCCGCGGTCGGCGAAGCGGTCGACTACTTCTGCGTCGGCCCGTGTTGGCCGACGCCGACCAAACCGGGCCGGCCCGCCCCCGGCCTCGACCTCGTGCGCGCGGCGGCCGAACTACGCACCGACAAGCCGTGGTTCGCGATCGGCGGAATCGACGCGCAGCGGCTACCGGAGGTGCTGGAGGCCGGCGCACGCCGAATCGTGGTGGTGCGGGCGATCACCGCGGCCGACGATCCACGCGCGGCGGCTCGACACCTCAAGGCGGCGCTGGCCGCTAGTTGA
- a CDS encoding NUDIX hydrolase translates to MRGDGDGWVVSDTGAAFWGRFGAAGLLLRAPDPGGTAAVLLQHRAAWSHQGGTWGLPGGARDSHETPEEAAVREAQEEAGLTAEQLTVRTTVVTAEVSGTGGAYWSYTTVIADAPKQLATSPNRESAELRWVPVAQVTDLPLHPGFAASWERLHTLTTSIPLLIN, encoded by the coding sequence GTGCGTGGCGACGGTGACGGCTGGGTGGTGTCGGACACCGGCGCCGCTTTCTGGGGGCGGTTCGGTGCGGCTGGCCTGCTGCTGCGGGCGCCGGATCCCGGCGGTACGGCTGCGGTGCTGCTGCAGCACCGCGCGGCGTGGAGTCATCAGGGCGGCACCTGGGGACTGCCCGGCGGCGCCCGCGACAGCCACGAAACCCCCGAAGAGGCCGCCGTGCGTGAGGCGCAGGAAGAGGCCGGGCTGACAGCCGAGCAGCTCACGGTGCGCACCACCGTCGTCACCGCGGAGGTGTCCGGCACGGGCGGCGCCTACTGGAGCTACACCACCGTCATCGCCGACGCGCCAAAACAGCTGGCGACCAGCCCCAACCGCGAGAGCGCCGAACTGCGCTGGGTCCCGGTCGCGCAGGTCACCGATCTGCCGCTGCACCCGGGTTTCGCCGCGAGTTGGGAGCGGCTGCACACGCTCACCACGTCGATTCCGTTGCTGATCAACTAG
- a CDS encoding M28 family metallopeptidase gives MRHTKSSKLVAAAAAAVVVLAGCGRAAHEQPSPSTPAGPSAAATDFAETLQQQVTVDALTGHLSKLQEIADQHGGNRALGSQGYDASVDYVANTLRDNGFDVQTPEFEVRIPFAEEPSLTVGGADIAASPLNFTIGTPPEGISAPLVPARVEDSPGCTPSDYDGLPVAGAVVLVDRGTCPFSEKESAAAERGAVALIVANNEEGDEMGGTLGEQTEVKIPVISITKASGERLRADPADTTIKLHAGVNTERTRNVIAQTKTGSTDNVVMIGAHLDSVPEGPGINDNGSGVSAALETAVQLGSSPEVNNAVRFGFWGAEENGLLGSSDYVSSLTVDELKDIALYLNFDMIASPNAGYFTIDGDQSGPPDQSQPVPRVPEGSAGIERTLVAYLKDAGKPPADINFEGRSDYSSFTFAGIPAGGIFSGAEGKMSEQQAQRWGGQADQPFDPNYHKASDTLEHINRTALEINGKGVAYAVGIYAQDLGGRNGVPIRDDRTRHAIES, from the coding sequence ATGAGACACACAAAGTCGTCGAAACTGGTCGCGGCCGCAGCCGCAGCCGTCGTGGTCCTGGCCGGATGTGGCCGCGCGGCACACGAGCAGCCGTCGCCGTCCACACCCGCCGGGCCCAGCGCGGCCGCCACGGACTTCGCGGAGACGCTGCAGCAGCAGGTGACGGTCGATGCGCTGACCGGGCACCTGAGCAAGCTGCAGGAGATCGCCGACCAGCACGGCGGCAACCGCGCGTTGGGCAGCCAGGGCTACGACGCCAGCGTGGACTACGTAGCGAACACACTGCGGGACAACGGTTTCGATGTGCAGACCCCCGAGTTCGAGGTGCGCATTCCGTTCGCCGAGGAGCCGTCGCTCACCGTCGGCGGCGCCGATATCGCCGCCAGCCCGCTGAACTTCACCATCGGCACCCCGCCCGAGGGCATATCGGCACCGCTCGTGCCGGCCCGGGTCGAGGACTCACCGGGGTGTACACCGTCTGACTACGACGGGCTTCCTGTCGCCGGCGCGGTGGTGCTCGTCGACCGGGGCACCTGTCCGTTCTCCGAAAAGGAAAGCGCCGCTGCCGAGCGCGGGGCGGTGGCGTTGATCGTCGCCAACAACGAGGAGGGCGACGAGATGGGCGGCACGCTCGGCGAGCAGACCGAGGTGAAGATCCCGGTCATCAGCATCACCAAGGCCTCCGGTGAGCGGCTGCGGGCCGACCCGGCCGACACCACCATCAAGCTGCACGCCGGGGTGAACACCGAACGCACCCGCAACGTCATCGCCCAGACCAAAACCGGGTCCACCGACAACGTCGTGATGATCGGCGCCCATCTGGACAGCGTCCCCGAGGGACCCGGGATCAACGACAACGGCTCGGGGGTGTCGGCGGCTCTGGAAACCGCGGTGCAGTTGGGCAGCTCACCTGAGGTCAACAACGCGGTGCGGTTCGGGTTCTGGGGCGCCGAGGAGAACGGCCTGCTCGGATCCAGCGACTACGTGTCCTCGTTGACCGTCGACGAACTCAAAGACATTGCCCTGTACCTGAACTTCGACATGATCGCATCGCCCAACGCCGGCTACTTCACCATCGACGGCGATCAGTCCGGCCCCCCGGACCAAAGCCAACCCGTCCCGCGGGTGCCCGAGGGTTCGGCGGGTATCGAACGCACGCTGGTGGCCTATCTGAAGGACGCCGGAAAGCCGCCCGCAGACATCAACTTCGAAGGCCGCTCGGACTACAGCAGCTTCACGTTCGCAGGCATCCCGGCCGGCGGCATCTTCTCCGGTGCAGAGGGGAAGATGTCTGAGCAGCAAGCCCAGCGGTGGGGCGGTCAGGCCGATCAACCCTTCGATCCCAACTACCACAAGGCATCCGACACGCTGGAGCACATCAACCGCACGGCGCTGGAGATCAACGGTAAAGGCGTTGCCTACGCTGTTGGGATCTACGCGCAGGATCTTGGCGGCCGCAACGGCGTTCCGATCCGCGACGACCGCACCCGCCACGCCATCGAATCATGA
- the thiO gene encoding glycine oxidase ThiO: MPAKGGILDSGTTGRSLAVIGGGVIGLSVARRAALAGWTVRLHRSDERGASWVAGGMLAPHTEGWPGEDEMLRLGLESLALWNDQGRGSYLDGLPDGVVTSRESLVVAVDRADVADLKRVGEWLAGQGHPVIGTSSARDVEPMLAQHIRHGLRAENELAVDNRAVVAALEAHCERLGVQWAPAALQLADVRADVVVIANGIDAPALWPGLPIRPVKGEVLRLRWRRGCMPVPQRVVRARVHGRQVYLVPRADGVVVGATQYEHGRDTAPTVTGVRELLDDACAVMPALGEYELAEVSAGLRPMTPDGLPIVKRLDERTLVAAGHGRNGFLLAPWTAQQIAAELDVIVGASLGASR, encoded by the coding sequence ATGCCGGCGAAGGGAGGGATCTTGGACTCAGGAACCACCGGTAGGTCGCTGGCCGTCATCGGCGGCGGCGTCATCGGGCTGTCCGTCGCCCGCCGCGCCGCGCTGGCGGGCTGGACGGTCCGGCTGCACCGCAGCGACGAACGCGGCGCCTCCTGGGTGGCCGGCGGCATGCTGGCACCGCACACCGAAGGCTGGCCCGGCGAGGACGAAATGCTGCGGCTGGGGCTGGAGTCGTTGGCACTGTGGAATGACCAGGGGCGGGGCTCCTATCTCGACGGGCTGCCCGACGGCGTGGTCACCTCGCGCGAATCGCTGGTGGTCGCCGTCGACCGCGCCGACGTCGCCGACCTGAAGAGGGTGGGCGAGTGGCTGGCCGGCCAGGGTCATCCGGTGATCGGGACGTCCAGCGCGCGCGATGTCGAACCGATGCTGGCGCAACACATCCGGCACGGTTTGCGCGCGGAAAACGAACTGGCCGTTGATAATCGGGCCGTCGTCGCGGCGCTGGAAGCACACTGCGAGCGGCTCGGGGTGCAGTGGGCCCCGGCTGCGCTGCAACTCGCCGACGTGCGGGCCGACGTCGTGGTGATCGCGAACGGGATTGACGCGCCTGCTCTTTGGCCCGGCCTGCCGATCCGCCCGGTGAAAGGCGAGGTGCTGCGGCTGCGCTGGCGACGCGGCTGTATGCCGGTGCCGCAGCGGGTCGTGCGCGCGCGGGTACATGGCAGGCAGGTGTACCTGGTGCCCCGCGCCGACGGCGTCGTCGTCGGCGCGACGCAGTACGAGCACGGCCGCGACACCGCGCCGACGGTCACCGGGGTGCGGGAACTGCTCGACGACGCGTGCGCGGTGATGCCGGCGCTCGGAGAATACGAACTGGCCGAAGTCTCGGCGGGCCTGCGCCCCATGACGCCCGACGGGCTGCCGATCGTGAAACGGCTCGATGAGCGCACACTGGTGGCCGCGGGACACGGGCGCAACGGATTCCTGCTGGCGCCGTGGACCGCACAGCAGATCGCGGCCGAACTCGATGTCATAGTTGGAGCAAGTCTCGGAGCAAGCAGATGA
- a CDS encoding thiazole synthase encodes MTTSESKLTIAGRDFGSRLILGTGGAANLAVLEQALVASGTELTTVAMRRVDAEGGTGVLDLLNRLGISPLPNTAGCRSAAEAVMTAQLGREALQTDWVKLEVIADERTLLPDAVELVKAAEQLVDDGFIVLPYTNDDPVLARRLEDTGCAAVMPLGSPIGTGLGIANPHNIEMIVDAASVPVVLDAGIGTASDAALAMELGCDAVLLASAVTRADDPPTMAAAMAAAITAGYLARQAGRIPKRFWARASSPSV; translated from the coding sequence GTGACGACCTCGGAATCAAAGTTGACCATTGCTGGGCGTGACTTCGGCTCCCGTCTGATTCTGGGCACGGGAGGTGCGGCCAACCTCGCCGTCCTGGAGCAGGCGCTGGTCGCGTCCGGAACGGAGCTGACCACGGTGGCGATGCGCCGCGTCGACGCCGAGGGCGGCACCGGCGTGTTGGATCTGCTCAACCGGCTTGGCATTTCGCCGCTGCCCAACACCGCAGGGTGCCGCAGCGCCGCCGAGGCGGTGATGACCGCACAGCTGGGCCGCGAAGCGCTGCAAACCGACTGGGTCAAGCTCGAGGTGATCGCCGACGAGCGCACGCTGCTTCCCGACGCCGTCGAGTTGGTCAAGGCGGCCGAGCAGCTGGTCGACGACGGGTTCATCGTGCTGCCCTACACCAACGACGACCCGGTGCTGGCCCGCCGCCTCGAGGACACCGGGTGCGCGGCGGTGATGCCGCTGGGCTCACCGATCGGCACGGGGTTGGGGATCGCCAACCCGCACAACATCGAGATGATCGTCGACGCGGCTTCGGTGCCGGTGGTGCTCGACGCGGGCATCGGCACGGCCAGCGACGCCGCGTTGGCGATGGAACTCGGCTGCGACGCGGTGCTCTTGGCGTCCGCCGTCACCCGCGCCGACGATCCGCCCACCATGGCCGCCGCGATGGCCGCGGCGATCACCGCCGGGTACCTGGCCCGTCAGGCCGGCCGGATCCCGAAGCGGTTCTGGGCGCGCGCATCCAGCCCGTCGGTATGA
- the thiS gene encoding sulfur carrier protein ThiS, translating into MKVTVNDEAVEVDADTTIAALLSRLGFPDKGIAVALDWSVLPRSEWDTTLADGARLEVVTAVQGG; encoded by the coding sequence ATGAAAGTGACCGTCAACGACGAAGCGGTCGAGGTCGACGCCGACACGACCATCGCCGCGCTGTTGTCCCGCCTCGGCTTTCCCGACAAGGGCATTGCGGTGGCATTGGACTGGTCGGTGCTGCCGCGGTCGGAGTGGGACACCACGCTGGCCGACGGTGCGCGCCTGGAGGTGGTGACGGCGGTGCAGGGTGGCTGA
- a CDS encoding uracil-xanthine permease family protein — translation MISMTWTPVQAPPDSDFVVAPDERLSWPRTIGIGAQHVVAMFGATFLVPVLTGFPPATTLLFSGVGTVLFLLVTGNRLPSYLGSSFAVIAPVTAAVATQGAGSALGGLVAVGVALIVIGTVVHVIGTHWIDAALPPVVTGTVVALIGFNLAPAAKANFEKGPLVGLVTLVLLVATLAFFRGIVGRMAIFLAVVAGYLLALLTGGVDTSAIKSAPWLGLPEFQSPTFTLAVLPMFVPAVIALVAENIGHVKSVGQMTDTDLDPVTGRAIAADGLATTLAGFGGGSATTTYAENIGVMAATRVYSTAAYWVAAAVAIGLSLCPKVGATISAVPAGVLGGATVVLYGLVGVIGVRIWLSNHVDFSKPLNQMTAAIPLIVGIADFTWHAGSLTFTGIALGSIAALLVYHGMRLLGFRQASERPDVAAPEPERR, via the coding sequence CACCATCGGCATCGGCGCCCAGCACGTCGTGGCGATGTTCGGCGCCACCTTCCTGGTCCCAGTGCTGACCGGGTTCCCGCCGGCGACCACGCTGCTGTTCTCCGGGGTCGGCACGGTGCTGTTCCTGCTGGTCACCGGCAACCGGCTGCCCAGTTACCTGGGCTCGAGTTTCGCGGTGATCGCCCCGGTGACCGCCGCGGTCGCCACACAGGGGGCCGGCAGCGCGCTGGGTGGTCTGGTGGCGGTCGGCGTCGCGCTCATCGTCATCGGAACGGTCGTGCACGTGATCGGCACCCACTGGATCGACGCGGCATTGCCTCCGGTGGTCACCGGGACGGTCGTCGCGCTGATCGGCTTCAACCTTGCGCCGGCCGCCAAGGCGAACTTCGAGAAGGGGCCGCTGGTCGGCCTGGTCACGTTGGTGCTGCTGGTCGCGACGCTGGCGTTCTTCCGCGGCATCGTCGGACGCATGGCCATCTTCCTTGCCGTGGTCGCCGGATACCTGCTGGCATTGCTCACCGGCGGTGTCGACACGTCGGCGATCAAGTCCGCGCCGTGGTTGGGCCTACCCGAATTCCAGTCGCCCACCTTCACATTGGCCGTCCTGCCGATGTTTGTGCCCGCGGTGATCGCGCTGGTCGCCGAGAACATCGGGCACGTCAAGTCGGTCGGCCAGATGACCGACACCGATCTGGATCCGGTGACGGGCCGCGCGATCGCCGCGGACGGGCTGGCCACCACGTTGGCCGGCTTCGGCGGCGGTTCGGCGACCACCACCTACGCCGAGAACATCGGCGTCATGGCGGCCACCCGGGTCTACTCGACGGCCGCCTACTGGGTCGCGGCGGCGGTCGCGATCGGGCTGTCGTTGTGCCCCAAGGTGGGCGCGACGATCTCGGCGGTCCCTGCCGGCGTTCTCGGCGGCGCGACCGTCGTGTTGTACGGACTTGTCGGCGTGATCGGCGTACGTATCTGGTTGAGCAACCACGTCGACTTCTCCAAGCCGCTCAACCAGATGACCGCTGCCATTCCCCTGATCGTCGGGATCGCCGACTTCACCTGGCATGCGGGGAGTTTGACGTTCACCGGAATCGCGCTCGGTTCGATCGCCGCACTGCTGGTGTATCACGGCATGAGGTTGCTCGGGTTCAGGCAGGCTAGCGAGCGCCCCGATGTCGCTGCCCCTGAGCCGGAACGCCGTTGA
- a CDS encoding M28 family peptidase, which translates to MMRWAALIAVVAVLMSCAKGDDQASAAEFPRRVADAVTADGMYTHLQKLQDIADANDGNRGQGSAGLAASVDYVAQFLRDKGFDVETPEYERLDRVQGGDPTLTVNGRDHHVDQASLLISTPPGGLKAITLRPGKPSGCRTADYDGVSVKGAISVVDDTGCSVVDKQNVAVSEGAVGLLVVSGPRQGGGSPPGLFTPGYYRGLTVPVGVIDAATNSALRRTTARVTLVLDGKPVMAKGRNILAQTKTGNTDNVVVAGAHIDSSAASPGINDNGSGVAALLETASALGPRPQTANAVRFAFWGSEQNGLAGATSYVRGLSAEQLDQIALYLDFDMIGSSNAGYFTYDGDQSAQLNPDIPLHSVPEGSAGIERTLAGHLYSVGARPADMPLSRITDYNAFLSAGVPIGGLTAGSSQRKSEAQARLWGGTAGVAFDPNYHTRRDTVDNIDRDALAVMGSAAAFAIATYAQSIEGVNGVPAQGQRHRGAR; encoded by the coding sequence ATGATGAGGTGGGCGGCGCTCATCGCAGTGGTCGCGGTGCTGATGTCGTGCGCGAAAGGCGACGACCAGGCCTCGGCGGCCGAATTCCCCCGCCGGGTGGCCGACGCCGTCACCGCCGACGGGATGTACACCCACCTGCAGAAGCTGCAGGACATCGCCGACGCCAACGACGGCAACCGGGGGCAGGGCTCTGCGGGGCTGGCGGCCAGCGTGGACTATGTCGCGCAGTTCCTGCGGGACAAGGGTTTTGATGTCGAGACACCGGAGTACGAGCGGCTGGACCGGGTGCAGGGCGGCGATCCGACGCTGACGGTCAACGGTCGTGACCACCATGTCGATCAGGCGTCGTTGTTGATCAGCACACCGCCGGGTGGGCTGAAGGCGATCACGCTGCGCCCCGGGAAACCGTCGGGGTGCCGCACCGCCGACTACGACGGGGTATCGGTCAAGGGCGCGATTTCGGTGGTCGACGACACCGGTTGCTCGGTTGTCGACAAGCAGAACGTGGCCGTGTCCGAAGGGGCGGTGGGGCTGCTCGTCGTCAGCGGACCGCGCCAGGGCGGCGGCAGCCCGCCCGGCCTGTTCACCCCCGGTTACTACCGTGGGCTGACCGTCCCGGTGGGGGTGATCGACGCGGCTACCAACTCGGCGCTGCGCCGCACCACCGCCCGCGTGACGCTGGTGCTGGATGGCAAGCCGGTGATGGCCAAGGGCCGAAACATCCTGGCCCAGACCAAGACTGGAAACACCGACAATGTCGTGGTGGCCGGCGCCCACATCGACAGCTCGGCGGCCAGCCCGGGCATCAACGACAACGGCTCGGGGGTCGCGGCGCTGTTGGAGACCGCATCGGCGTTGGGACCACGACCGCAGACCGCCAACGCCGTGCGGTTTGCGTTCTGGGGTTCGGAGCAGAACGGGCTTGCGGGCGCGACGAGCTATGTCCGCGGGTTGTCGGCCGAACAACTCGACCAGATCGCGCTATACCTGGACTTCGACATGATCGGGTCGTCGAACGCGGGGTATTTCACCTACGACGGTGACCAGTCGGCGCAACTGAACCCCGACATCCCGTTGCATTCGGTGCCGGAGGGGTCGGCCGGTATCGAGCGCACCCTGGCCGGCCATCTCTACTCCGTGGGCGCGCGGCCCGCCGACATGCCGCTGAGCAGGATCACCGACTACAACGCGTTTCTGAGCGCCGGGGTGCCGATCGGCGGGTTGACCGCGGGCTCCTCACAACGCAAATCCGAAGCACAGGCTCGCCTTTGGGGCGGCACGGCCGGTGTTGCCTTCGACCCCAACTACCACACCCGACGCGACACGGTCGACAACATCGACCGGGATGCGCTTGCGGTGATGGGGTCGGCCGCCGCGTTCGCGATCGCCACGTACGCGCAGTCGATCGAAGGCGTCAACGGCGTTCCGGCTCAGGGGCAGCGACATCGGGGCGCTCGCTAG
- the glnX gene encoding protein kinase G-activating protein GlnX: protein MTVELAHPSTEPLASRSPTAPAHPRWWFFWTTPGRILSIGFVLSALVIASAFATSTTINDRQQVLTRVLNHTEPLAFAAGQLYTTLSVADAAAATAFIAGAEPRDVRQRYEQAITDASVAVTRAASGLTDEDMVQLLGRINAQLSVYTGLVETARTNNRSGNPVGSSYLSEASALMQTQILPNAQRLYEKTSAMVDAETTASTRIPGPVILVVLATLLFGVFANRWLARRTRRRINIGFVAGGLAVSIMLIWVGTALVLSTADSRSAKDTAAQSLKTITNLAITAQQARADEILSLIRRGDETVRKQSYYQRIDTMAQQLSQYLGRDDAIDKTDLVDAQQLLDRWRAADDRINAYINVGNYQAATQVALGTREDDSTPAFNQLDEALSKGIEGSRGQLRNNIVNAHRVLSGATVGAAVLSIVAAVSVALGLWPRLSEYR from the coding sequence GTGACTGTGGAGTTGGCGCACCCGTCGACCGAGCCGCTCGCATCGCGGTCGCCGACCGCCCCTGCGCATCCGCGCTGGTGGTTCTTCTGGACCACCCCCGGCCGCATCCTCAGCATCGGGTTCGTGTTGTCCGCGCTCGTGATCGCAAGCGCCTTCGCGACGTCGACGACGATCAACGACCGCCAGCAGGTGTTGACCCGGGTGCTCAACCACACCGAGCCGCTGGCATTCGCCGCCGGGCAGCTCTACACGACGCTGTCGGTCGCCGACGCGGCCGCGGCCACCGCCTTCATCGCCGGCGCCGAACCGCGCGACGTCCGACAGCGCTACGAACAGGCCATCACCGACGCGTCGGTCGCGGTGACCCGGGCGGCCAGCGGGCTGACCGACGAAGACATGGTCCAACTGCTCGGCCGCATCAACGCCCAACTCTCCGTCTACACCGGTCTGGTCGAGACCGCACGCACGAACAACCGGTCCGGAAACCCGGTCGGCTCGTCGTACCTGTCCGAGGCGTCGGCGTTGATGCAGACCCAGATCCTGCCCAACGCCCAGCGGCTGTATGAGAAGACGTCGGCGATGGTGGACGCCGAGACGACCGCGTCGACGCGGATCCCGGGGCCGGTGATCCTCGTGGTGCTCGCGACGTTGTTGTTCGGGGTGTTCGCCAACCGCTGGTTGGCACGCCGGACCCGACGGCGGATCAACATCGGGTTCGTGGCAGGCGGGTTGGCGGTGTCGATCATGTTGATCTGGGTCGGCACCGCGCTGGTCCTCTCGACGGCAGACAGCCGCAGCGCCAAAGACACTGCGGCGCAGTCGCTGAAGACCATCACCAACCTGGCGATCACCGCGCAGCAGGCCCGCGCCGACGAGATCCTTTCGCTGATCCGGCGCGGTGACGAGACGGTGCGCAAGCAGTCTTATTATCAGCGCATCGACACGATGGCCCAGCAGCTTTCGCAGTACCTCGGCCGCGACGACGCGATCGACAAGACCGACCTCGTCGACGCCCAGCAGTTGCTCGACCGGTGGCGCGCCGCCGACGACCGGATCAACGCCTACATCAACGTGGGCAACTACCAGGCCGCGACCCAGGTCGCGCTGGGCACCCGCGAAGACGATTCCACCCCGGCGTTCAACCAGCTCGACGAGGCGTTGAGCAAGGGCATCGAAGGGAGCCGCGGCCAACTGCGCAACAACATCGTCAACGCCCACCGGGTGCTGTCCGGGGCGACCGTGGGCGCCGCGGTGCTCAGCATCGTGGCCGCGGTGTCGGTGGCGCTGGGGTTGTGGCCGCGGCTCAGCGAGTACCGATGA
- a CDS encoding glutamate ABC transporter substrate-binding protein — MMLKKLGVALVAAAMLSGCTQAASTSMPPGVTLAPPTPAGMEEMAPQPVRVPEESNDDCDRTASLRPFGTKAEADAAVENIRARGRLIVGLDIGSNLFSFRDPITGQITGFDVDIAGEVARDIFGTPSQVEYRILSSADRIAGLEKNEVDVVVKTMTITCERKKQINFSTVYLNANQRIMAPRDSTIAQPSDLSGKRVCVAKGTTSMQRIQEITPPPIVVGVVAWADCLVALQQRQVDAVSTDDSILAGLVSQDPYLHIVGPSLNEEPYGIGINKDNTGLVRFVNGTLERIRRDGTWYTLYRKWLTVLGPAPAPPVARYSD, encoded by the coding sequence ATGATGTTGAAGAAGCTGGGAGTTGCGCTGGTCGCGGCGGCGATGCTGTCCGGGTGTACGCAAGCGGCGTCGACGTCGATGCCACCGGGGGTCACGTTGGCGCCGCCGACCCCGGCGGGCATGGAGGAGATGGCGCCGCAGCCGGTGCGCGTTCCGGAGGAGTCCAACGACGACTGTGACCGCACGGCGAGCCTGCGGCCGTTCGGCACCAAGGCCGAGGCGGACGCGGCCGTGGAGAACATCCGGGCGCGCGGACGGTTGATCGTCGGGCTCGACATCGGCAGCAACCTGTTCTCCTTCCGCGATCCGATCACCGGGCAGATCACCGGATTCGACGTCGACATCGCCGGTGAGGTCGCCCGCGACATCTTCGGCACCCCGTCACAGGTGGAGTACCGGATCCTGTCCTCGGCCGACCGCATCGCCGGGCTGGAGAAGAACGAGGTCGACGTCGTGGTCAAGACCATGACGATCACCTGCGAGCGCAAGAAGCAGATCAACTTCTCGACGGTGTACCTGAACGCCAATCAACGGATCATGGCGCCTCGCGATTCGACGATCGCGCAGCCGTCGGATCTGTCGGGTAAGCGGGTCTGCGTGGCCAAGGGCACCACGTCGATGCAGCGGATCCAGGAGATCACCCCGCCACCGATCGTCGTCGGCGTGGTGGCGTGGGCGGACTGCCTGGTCGCGCTTCAGCAGCGCCAGGTCGACGCGGTGAGCACCGACGACTCGATACTGGCCGGGCTGGTCTCGCAGGATCCCTACCTGCACATCGTGGGGCCCAGCCTCAACGAGGAGCCCTACGGAATCGGGATCAACAAGGACAACACCGGGCTCGTGCGTTTCGTCAACGGCACGTTGGAGCGGATCCGCCGCGACGGCACCTGGTACACGCTGTACCGCAAGTGGCTGACGGTGCTCGGCCCGGCGCCGGCACCCCCGGTCGCGAGGTATTCGGACTGA